The following nucleotide sequence is from Acidobacteriota bacterium.
CAGGACCTGACCGGCGCGACGGCGGCGTGGGATGAGGTCATCAAACTCGCGCCTGGCAGCGAGGAAGCCCAGTCGGCACGGCGGGCCCTCGACAACCTGAAGGCCGCCCACCCGGATGGGGCGATGCCGCCGGTTGGATCTGCCCCGGTCGCAGTTGGTGCGTCGCCGTCTGGCATGTTAAAGAAGTAGGGCACGCGATTCACACCGCTCGCTATGTTGGGACGCCTGTTGATCCGGTTCCTCGTTTTCGGGCTTCTCGCGCTCTTCATCGGACGAGCGCTGCGGAGCTTTTTCTCAGGATTCAAGCAGGGGGTCGCGCCAAAGCCGCCTGCCCAGAAGCCTGAGAAGGGCCAGGTGATGGCGCGCGATCCGGTTTGCGGCACCTTCGTTGTGCCCAGTTCCGCCCTCGCCGTTCGCGGCAACTCGGGCACGGTGTACTTCTGCTCCGACAAGTGTCGCCAGGCGTACCTGTCGCGTGGGTGAGATGTCCCGGCCGGCCGTCCTCATCACTCGCGTCATTCCCGAGTCGGTCAGCGCACGCCTCGCTTCGGCCTGCGATATCGATCTCTACACCGGCGCGATCGCGATTCCCGAGGGTGAACTCAAGGCCCGGCTGGCCGGCAAGCAGGCGCTGATGTGCCTGCTGACGGACCGCATCGACGCCGAGGTGCTCGATGCGGCCCCTGGCCTTCGGATTGTGGCGAACATCGCCGTCGGATTCGACAACATCGATCGGGCCGCCGCCCGCGACCGCGGCATCGTCATCACCAACACGCCGGACGTGCTGACTGAGGCGACTGCGGATCTGACGTGGGGCCTCATGCTCGCCGTCATGCGGCGCATTCCTGAGGGTGAACGGCTGCTCCGGCGCGGTGAGTGGAAGGGCTGGGCCCTCGACTTCCTGCTCGGCTCGGATCTGCGGCACAAGCAACTCGGCATCGTGGGTTTCGGACGCATTGGGCGTGCGGTTGCCGCGCGGGCAGGCGCATTCGGTATGCGCGTGGTCTACACCACGCTCGACGCCGACACGCCAGGGCCGGGGTCGGAGTACGCCGGATACGCCAGGGTCACATTCGATGAGGTGCTGGCAACCTCGGATGTCATCTCGTTCCACGTGCCGCTCACGCCAGAGACCCGTCACCTGATCAACCGGCGGACACTGGCGCGGATGAAGCGTGGCGCCTACCTGATCAATACGTCACGCGGGCCGGTGGTCGACGAAGAGGCGCTTGCCTGGGCCCTGCGCGAGCGCCTGATCGGGGGCGCGGCGCTCGACGTCTACGAACGTGAGCCGGTCGTGCACCCCGAGTTGCTCGCGCTCGAGAATGTCGTGCTCGCTCCACACATCGGCAGCGCGACGGTGGAGACTCGGACGGCGATGGCCGATCTGGCGGCCCGCAACGTGATGGCCGTGCTGTCCGGTCACGCGCCACTCACACCCATTCCCCTCGACTGAACCTCTCCGGATACCGATGCCGAAACCACATTCCCGCGACATCGAGTGGATCATGCGCGGACTCGCCCGGGCCATCACCGGTTTCGACCTGCCAATCGTCGAGAAGATCGCGGAGGAGCAGCAGGACGATGCGTTTCAGGTGCTGATTGCGACGCTGCTCTCGGCACGCACGCAGGATGCGACCACGGCGGCGGCCTCGGAGCGGTTGTTCAGGAAGGCACCGACACCCCGTCGCATGGCGGCGTTGACCGTGCCCGAGATCGCGACGCTCATCTATCCGGTCAGCTTCTATCGCACCAAGGCCAGGCACGTGAAGGAGACCTGCCGGATTCTCCTGGATCGCTTCAAGGGCGTGGTGCCCGGCACGATGGACGAACTGCTGATCCTGCCGGGCGTTGGACGCAAGACGGCAAACCTGATCCTCATCCTGGGATTCAGGAGTCTTCGCAACATCTGCGTGGACACGCACGTCCATCGCATTTCGAACCGGCTCGGGTGGGTATGGACCAGGACACCCGACGAGACCGAGCAGGCGTTGTACGATCGCCTCCCGGCGCGAT
It contains:
- a CDS encoding endonuclease III, with protein sequence MPKPHSRDIEWIMRGLARAITGFDLPIVEKIAEEQQDDAFQVLIATLLSARTQDATTAAASERLFRKAPTPRRMAALTVPEIATLIYPVSFYRTKARHVKETCRILLDRFKGVVPGTMDELLILPGVGRKTANLILILGFRSLRNICVDTHVHRISNRLGWVWTRTPDETEQALYDRLPARWWPYINLYLVTWGQNVCRPTHPRCGDCVISPRCPRVGVTRVGKSRVAPD
- a CDS encoding D-glycerate dehydrogenase; this encodes MSRPAVLITRVIPESVSARLASACDIDLYTGAIAIPEGELKARLAGKQALMCLLTDRIDAEVLDAAPGLRIVANIAVGFDNIDRAAARDRGIVITNTPDVLTEATADLTWGLMLAVMRRIPEGERLLRRGEWKGWALDFLLGSDLRHKQLGIVGFGRIGRAVAARAGAFGMRVVYTTLDADTPGPGSEYAGYARVTFDEVLATSDVISFHVPLTPETRHLINRRTLARMKRGAYLINTSRGPVVDEEALAWALRERLIGGAALDVYEREPVVHPELLALENVVLAPHIGSATVETRTAMADLAARNVMAVLSGHAPLTPIPLD